A single region of the Zootoca vivipara chromosome 2, rZooViv1.1, whole genome shotgun sequence genome encodes:
- the NACC1 gene encoding nucleus accumbens-associated protein 1 isoform X3, with protein MAQILQMEIPNFGNSILECLNEQRLQGLYCDVSVVVKGHAFKAHRAVLAASSCYFRDLFNNSKSTVVELPAAVQPQSFQQILSFCYTGRLSMNVGDQFLLMYTAGFLQIQEIMEKGTEFFLKVSSPSCDSQGLHTEEAPSSEPQSPVAQTSTWPSGNTPLPLVSRVKTEQQESDSVQCTFVVKRLWESSQKEGGGGGGGGGGSNGSRKMAKISSQQELSGGNRQAQQQQQQQQQQQQQSQQQGALTGGGGGAGVVSGPSTSDQTSPGTSSAYTSDSPSSYHNEEDEEEDAPEEGTDEQYRQICNMYTMYSMMNVGQTAEKVEALPDQVASESRNRIRVRQDLASLPAELINQIGNRCHPKLYDEGDPAEKLELVTGTNVYITRAQLMNCHVSAGTRHKVLLRRLLASFFDRNTLANSCGTGIRSSTNDPSRKPLDSRVLHAVKFYCQNFAPNFKESEMNAIAADMCTNARRVVRKSWIPKLKLLMAEGDTYTTFINDTGKMEPDIMGVEHSFETGSHDGDAGTSTEGLQ; from the exons ATGGCCCAGATTCTCCAGATGGAGATCCCCAACTTTGGTAACAGCATCCTGGAGTGCCTGAACGAGCAGCGATTGCAGGGCCTGTACTGTGATGTCTCGGTGGTGGTGAAGGGCCATGCCTTCAAGGCACACCGGGCTGTGCTGGCTGCCAGCAGCTGCTACTTCCGGGACCTTTTCAACAACAGCAAGAGCACGGTGGTGGAGCTTCCTGCTGCTGTGCAGCCCCAGTCCTTCCAGCAGATCCTCAGCTTCTGCTACACCGGCCGCCTCAGCATGAACGTAGGCGACCAGTTCCTGCTAATGTACACTGCTGGGTTCCTGCAGATCCAGGAGATTATGGAGAAGGGGACTGAGTTCTTCTTGAAGGTCAGCTCGCCCAGCTGCGATTCCCAAGGCTTGCACACCGAGGAGGCACCTTCCTCTGAGCCACAGAGCCCCGTGGCACAGACCTCCACCTGGCCCTCCGGCAACACCCCCCTGCCCCTGGTCTCTCGCGTAAAGACGGAGCAGCAGGAGTCGGACTCTGTCCAGTGCACATTTGTGGTTAAGCGGCTCTGGGAAAGCAgccagaaggaagggggaggcggaggtggaggtggaggtggcagtAACGGCAGCCGCAAAATGGCCAAGATCTCCTCGCAGCAGGAGCTGAGTGGGGGTAACCGgcaggctcagcagcagcaacagcagcagcagcaacaacaacagcagtctCAACAGCAGGGGGCGCTAACGGGAGGCGGTGGAGGGGCAGGTGTGGTCAGTGGCCCCAGCACATCAGACCAGACGAGCCCTGGTACCTCCAGTGCCTACACTAGTGACAGCCCCAGTTCCTACCACAATgaggaagacgaggaggaggacgCTCCCGAGGAGGGCACTGACGAGCAGTACCGGCAGATCTGCAACATGTACACTATGTACAGCATGATGAATGTAGGCCAGACGG CAGAGAAAGTGGAAGCGCTGCCAGACCAGGTGGCCTCCGAGTCTCGCAACCGGATACGGGTGCGGCAGGATTTGGCTTCACTGCCCGCTGAGCTCATCAACCAGATTGGAAACCGGTGCCACCCCAAGTTGTACGATGAGGGGGACCCAGCTGAGAAGCTGGAACTTGTGACAG GTACCAACGTGTACATCACCCGGGCACAGCTGATGAACTGTCATGTCAGTGCTGGGACACGACATAAAGTGCTTCTCAGACGACTCCTAGCATCTTTCTTTGACCG GAACACCCTTGCCAACAGTTGTGGCACTGGAATCCGCTCCTCCACCAATGACCCTAGCCGGAAACCCCTCGACAGCCGGGTGCTGCATGCTGTGAAGT tTTATTGCCAGAACTTTGCCCCCAACTTCAAGGAGAGCGAGATGAATGCAATTGCTGCTGATATGTGCACGAACGCGCGGCGCGTTGTCCGCAAGAGCTGGATCCCCAAACTGAAACTACTGATGGCCGAGGGCGACACTTACACCACCTTCATCAATGACACTGGCAAGATGGAGCCAGACATCATGGGGGTGGAGCACAGCTTCGAGACGGGCAGCCATGACGGTGACGCAGGCACCTCCACCGAGGGCCTCCAGTAA
- the NACC1 gene encoding nucleus accumbens-associated protein 1 isoform X1 translates to MAQILQMEIPNFGNSILECLNEQRLQGLYCDVSVVVKGHAFKAHRAVLAASSCYFRDLFNNSKSTVVELPAAVQPQSFQQILSFCYTGRLSMNVGDQFLLMYTAGFLQIQEIMEKGTEFFLKVSSPSCDSQGLHTEEAPSSEPQSPVAQTSTWPSGNTPLPLVSRVKTEQQESDSVQCTFVVKRLWESSQKEGGGGGGGGGGSNGSRKMAKISSQQELSGGNRQAQQQQQQQQQQQQQSQQQGALTGGGGGAGVVSGPSTSDQTSPGTSSAYTSDSPSSYHNEEDEEEDAPEEGTDEQYRQICNMYTMYSMMNVGQTAEKVEALPDQVASESRNRIRVRQDLASLPAELINQIGNRCHPKLYDEGDPAEKLELVTGLVSFPCLGTNVYITRAQLMNCHVSAGTRHKVLLRRLLASFFDRNTLANSCGTGIRSSTNDPSRKPLDSRVLHAVKFYCQNFAPNFKESEMNAIAADMCTNARRVVRKSWIPKLKLLMAEGDTYTTFINDTGKMEPDIMGVEHSFETGSHDGDAGTSTEGLQ, encoded by the exons ATGGCCCAGATTCTCCAGATGGAGATCCCCAACTTTGGTAACAGCATCCTGGAGTGCCTGAACGAGCAGCGATTGCAGGGCCTGTACTGTGATGTCTCGGTGGTGGTGAAGGGCCATGCCTTCAAGGCACACCGGGCTGTGCTGGCTGCCAGCAGCTGCTACTTCCGGGACCTTTTCAACAACAGCAAGAGCACGGTGGTGGAGCTTCCTGCTGCTGTGCAGCCCCAGTCCTTCCAGCAGATCCTCAGCTTCTGCTACACCGGCCGCCTCAGCATGAACGTAGGCGACCAGTTCCTGCTAATGTACACTGCTGGGTTCCTGCAGATCCAGGAGATTATGGAGAAGGGGACTGAGTTCTTCTTGAAGGTCAGCTCGCCCAGCTGCGATTCCCAAGGCTTGCACACCGAGGAGGCACCTTCCTCTGAGCCACAGAGCCCCGTGGCACAGACCTCCACCTGGCCCTCCGGCAACACCCCCCTGCCCCTGGTCTCTCGCGTAAAGACGGAGCAGCAGGAGTCGGACTCTGTCCAGTGCACATTTGTGGTTAAGCGGCTCTGGGAAAGCAgccagaaggaagggggaggcggaggtggaggtggaggtggcagtAACGGCAGCCGCAAAATGGCCAAGATCTCCTCGCAGCAGGAGCTGAGTGGGGGTAACCGgcaggctcagcagcagcaacagcagcagcagcaacaacaacagcagtctCAACAGCAGGGGGCGCTAACGGGAGGCGGTGGAGGGGCAGGTGTGGTCAGTGGCCCCAGCACATCAGACCAGACGAGCCCTGGTACCTCCAGTGCCTACACTAGTGACAGCCCCAGTTCCTACCACAATgaggaagacgaggaggaggacgCTCCCGAGGAGGGCACTGACGAGCAGTACCGGCAGATCTGCAACATGTACACTATGTACAGCATGATGAATGTAGGCCAGACGG CAGAGAAAGTGGAAGCGCTGCCAGACCAGGTGGCCTCCGAGTCTCGCAACCGGATACGGGTGCGGCAGGATTTGGCTTCACTGCCCGCTGAGCTCATCAACCAGATTGGAAACCGGTGCCACCCCAAGTTGTACGATGAGGGGGACCCAGCTGAGAAGCTGGAACTTGTGACAG GCCTTGTCTCTTTTCCCTGCTTAGGTACCAACGTGTACATCACCCGGGCACAGCTGATGAACTGTCATGTCAGTGCTGGGACACGACATAAAGTGCTTCTCAGACGACTCCTAGCATCTTTCTTTGACCG GAACACCCTTGCCAACAGTTGTGGCACTGGAATCCGCTCCTCCACCAATGACCCTAGCCGGAAACCCCTCGACAGCCGGGTGCTGCATGCTGTGAAGT tTTATTGCCAGAACTTTGCCCCCAACTTCAAGGAGAGCGAGATGAATGCAATTGCTGCTGATATGTGCACGAACGCGCGGCGCGTTGTCCGCAAGAGCTGGATCCCCAAACTGAAACTACTGATGGCCGAGGGCGACACTTACACCACCTTCATCAATGACACTGGCAAGATGGAGCCAGACATCATGGGGGTGGAGCACAGCTTCGAGACGGGCAGCCATGACGGTGACGCAGGCACCTCCACCGAGGGCCTCCAGTAA
- the NACC1 gene encoding nucleus accumbens-associated protein 1 isoform X2 codes for MAQILQMEIPNFGNSILECLNEQRLQGLYCDVSVVVKGHAFKAHRAVLAASSCYFRDLFNNSKSTVVELPAAVQPQSFQQILSFCYTGRLSMNVGDQFLLMYTAGFLQIQEIMEKGTEFFLKVSSPSCDSQGLHTEEAPSSEPQSPVAQTSTWPSGNTPLPLVSRVKTEQQESDSVQCTFVVKRLWESSQKEGGGGGGGGGGSNGSRKMAKISSQQELSGGNRQAQQQQQQQQQQQQQSQQQGALTGGGGGAGVVSGPSTSDQTSPGTSSAYTSDSPSSYHNEEDEEEDAPEEGTDEQYRQICNMYTMYSMMNVGQTEKVEALPDQVASESRNRIRVRQDLASLPAELINQIGNRCHPKLYDEGDPAEKLELVTGLVSFPCLGTNVYITRAQLMNCHVSAGTRHKVLLRRLLASFFDRNTLANSCGTGIRSSTNDPSRKPLDSRVLHAVKFYCQNFAPNFKESEMNAIAADMCTNARRVVRKSWIPKLKLLMAEGDTYTTFINDTGKMEPDIMGVEHSFETGSHDGDAGTSTEGLQ; via the exons ATGGCCCAGATTCTCCAGATGGAGATCCCCAACTTTGGTAACAGCATCCTGGAGTGCCTGAACGAGCAGCGATTGCAGGGCCTGTACTGTGATGTCTCGGTGGTGGTGAAGGGCCATGCCTTCAAGGCACACCGGGCTGTGCTGGCTGCCAGCAGCTGCTACTTCCGGGACCTTTTCAACAACAGCAAGAGCACGGTGGTGGAGCTTCCTGCTGCTGTGCAGCCCCAGTCCTTCCAGCAGATCCTCAGCTTCTGCTACACCGGCCGCCTCAGCATGAACGTAGGCGACCAGTTCCTGCTAATGTACACTGCTGGGTTCCTGCAGATCCAGGAGATTATGGAGAAGGGGACTGAGTTCTTCTTGAAGGTCAGCTCGCCCAGCTGCGATTCCCAAGGCTTGCACACCGAGGAGGCACCTTCCTCTGAGCCACAGAGCCCCGTGGCACAGACCTCCACCTGGCCCTCCGGCAACACCCCCCTGCCCCTGGTCTCTCGCGTAAAGACGGAGCAGCAGGAGTCGGACTCTGTCCAGTGCACATTTGTGGTTAAGCGGCTCTGGGAAAGCAgccagaaggaagggggaggcggaggtggaggtggaggtggcagtAACGGCAGCCGCAAAATGGCCAAGATCTCCTCGCAGCAGGAGCTGAGTGGGGGTAACCGgcaggctcagcagcagcaacagcagcagcagcaacaacaacagcagtctCAACAGCAGGGGGCGCTAACGGGAGGCGGTGGAGGGGCAGGTGTGGTCAGTGGCCCCAGCACATCAGACCAGACGAGCCCTGGTACCTCCAGTGCCTACACTAGTGACAGCCCCAGTTCCTACCACAATgaggaagacgaggaggaggacgCTCCCGAGGAGGGCACTGACGAGCAGTACCGGCAGATCTGCAACATGTACACTATGTACAGCATGATGAATGTAGGCCAGACGG AGAAAGTGGAAGCGCTGCCAGACCAGGTGGCCTCCGAGTCTCGCAACCGGATACGGGTGCGGCAGGATTTGGCTTCACTGCCCGCTGAGCTCATCAACCAGATTGGAAACCGGTGCCACCCCAAGTTGTACGATGAGGGGGACCCAGCTGAGAAGCTGGAACTTGTGACAG GCCTTGTCTCTTTTCCCTGCTTAGGTACCAACGTGTACATCACCCGGGCACAGCTGATGAACTGTCATGTCAGTGCTGGGACACGACATAAAGTGCTTCTCAGACGACTCCTAGCATCTTTCTTTGACCG GAACACCCTTGCCAACAGTTGTGGCACTGGAATCCGCTCCTCCACCAATGACCCTAGCCGGAAACCCCTCGACAGCCGGGTGCTGCATGCTGTGAAGT tTTATTGCCAGAACTTTGCCCCCAACTTCAAGGAGAGCGAGATGAATGCAATTGCTGCTGATATGTGCACGAACGCGCGGCGCGTTGTCCGCAAGAGCTGGATCCCCAAACTGAAACTACTGATGGCCGAGGGCGACACTTACACCACCTTCATCAATGACACTGGCAAGATGGAGCCAGACATCATGGGGGTGGAGCACAGCTTCGAGACGGGCAGCCATGACGGTGACGCAGGCACCTCCACCGAGGGCCTCCAGTAA